From the Carya illinoinensis cultivar Pawnee chromosome 4, C.illinoinensisPawnee_v1, whole genome shotgun sequence genome, one window contains:
- the LOC122308292 gene encoding uncharacterized protein LOC122308292, producing MAQAARLNLRMQKELKLLLTDPPPGSSFPLLSADLDSSPNSLSTIDAQIAGPEGTVYADGVFHVKIQIPERYPFQPPSVTFSTPIYHPNIDNGGRICLDILNLPPKGAWQPSLNISTVLTSIGLLLSEPNPDDGLMCDASREYKYNRQAFDQKARSMTEKYAKAGARGNSSGSQSIQTNSNTNMQMELKTASGDSRLVNECVAGGICGSRWNLLQNSSGSAQERDANGEVNEGPNDRSSLLNYKNWMEIEGAKKGSKGKEEYQQGQEKEHHTWRKLSLETFGRFQNREGSDNQNLVPNCCVLPNPQEPIVASPGSSSLPKAGNHYDHQEQYEKSIDKGINMRSAKKLTVGNKQLPGSSNTCQITDIMTSCNSKSHANASHGALPVPTAVKCIENPHNSFVDEMENGYSDRNCKTFCSAGKKLPLKFRGPTQTQEMGNKENVVPVQKTSLLHPTGPSMCSSTPSMLSKVGDGYNRESGIGSLGGSHKKCMIGRKLSLGSLSQTQGSHDDNLQMLSHSNKHSEDPHMNRHMQEHCKCDDKQKLDCDHGMDIHEQIKRQKTDESPISESVIVLDSEDSEDEGRVSFRSKSLLARKRIGKWKAKA from the exons ATGGCTCAGGCCGCGAGGCTTAATCTGCGGATGCAAAAGGAGCTCAAGCTCCTTCTCACCGACCCCCCTCCTGGTTCCTCGTTCCCACTCCTCTCTGCCGACCTCGACTCCAGCCCAAACTCCTTGTCCACCATCGATGCCC AAATTGCAGGTCCTGAAGGGACTGTATATGCCGACGGGGTGTTTCACGTCAAGATTCAAATACCCGAAAG GTACCCATTTCAGCCACCAAGTGTGACATTTTCCACACCCATCTACCACCCTAATATCGACAACGGAGGCCGCATTTGCCTTGATATTCTTAATCTTCCTCCAAAG GGGGCATGGCAACCTTCACTAAACATTTCGACTGTGCTTACAAGCATTGGGTTGTTATTGAGTGAACCTAATCCTGATGATGGCCTAATGTGTGATGCG AGTAGGGAGTACAAATATAACAGACAAGCTTTTGACCAAAAGGCTCGATCAATGACTGAGAAATATGCCAAGGCTGGAGCTCGTGGGAATTCTTCTGGCAGTCAAAGCATTCAAACCAACTCAAATACAAACATG CAGATGGAATTGAAAACAGCTAGTGGGGATTCCAGACTTGTAAATGAGTGTGTTGCAGGTGGAATTTGTGGGAGTAGGTGGAATTTGTTGCAGAATTCCTCAGGATCAGCCCAGGAAAGGGATGCTAATGGGGAAGTGAATGAAGGGCCTAATGACCGCTCTTCACTTCTAAATTACAAGAACTGGATGGAAATTGAAGGAGCCAAAAAAGGGTCAAAAGGCAAGGAGGAGTACCAACAAGGTCAGGAAAAGGAACATCATACGTGGCGAAAATTGTCACTGGAAACTTTTGGTCGATTCCAGAATAGAGAAGGCAGTGACAACCAGAATCTAGTACCAAATTGCTGTGTGTTACCCAATCCTCAGGAGCCTATTGTGGCTTCTCCAGGGTCATCATCACTGCCAAAGGCTGGCAACCATTATGATCATCAAGAACAATATGAAAAATCAATAGACAAAGGCATAAACATGAGATCTGCGAAGAAGCTGACTGTTGGCAATAAGCAGCTCCCAGGATCCTCAAACACATGCCAGATTACTGATATCATGACCTCCTGTAACTCTAAGTCCCATGCAAATGCATCTCATGGGGCCTTGCCGGTTCCTACAGCTGTGAAATGTATTGAAAACCCTCATAATTCTTTTGTTGATGAAATGGAAAATGGCTACAGTGATAGAAATTGTAAAACGTTCTGTTCTGCTGGCAAGAAGCTTCCATTGAAGTTCAGAGGCCCAACACAGACACAAGAGATGGGAAACAAGGAAAATGTGGTTCCAGTTCAGAAGACATCACTTCTGCACCCCACAGGCCCTTCTATGTGTTCATCTACACCATCAATGCTGTCAAAGGTGGGGGACGGTTATAATAGGGAATCTGGGATTGGTAGTTTAGGTGGGAGTCACAAGAAGTGTATGATTGGTCGAAAGCTGTCGTTGGGTTCTCTGTCTCAAACACAAGGGAGTCATGATGATAACTTGCAGATGCTGTCACACTCCAACAAACACTCTGAAGATCCACACATGAACCGCCATATGCAAGAACATTGCAAGTGTGACGACAAGCAGAAGTTGGATTGTGATCATGGAATGGATATTCATGAGCAGATCAAGCGACAAAAAACAGATGAATCACCAATATCGGAATCTGTAATTGTTCTTGATAGTGAAGATAGTGAGGATGAAGGGCGTGTCTCTTTTCGGTCTAAGTCATTGCTAGCACGAAAGCGCATTGGGAAGTGGAAAGCTAAAGCTTGA